From Aedes aegypti strain LVP_AGWG unplaced genomic scaffold, AaegL5.0 Primary Assembly AGWG_AaegL5_hic_scaff_78_PBJ_arrow, whole genome shotgun sequence, one genomic window encodes:
- the LOC5566276 gene encoding ficolin-3 has protein sequence MILQFWFVTFSVLFAARADENHSILIKLNDLDHRFTQMFSQQFYRHTREVTDRVSALKASIDTNLLELDQQIQQALDGIQSNESSSSTSATKSSGLTTIPIGSEPRVPALYERERYGGDWLVVMHRYDGSVKFDRTWAEYRDGFGMVGQEFWYGLERLHQLTKEKSYELMVEMEDFNGNLKYAWYDKFVVGPEEQRYALVELGTFNGTTDGDSLKPHKGSGFSTYDNDDFGCSNKYAKGGWWYYSGKCYGSSLTGIWKNELAYSSIVWVKFSDVSNTPLKLVRMMIRPKN, from the exons ATGATACTCCAATTCTGGTTTGTGACGTTTTCCGTGCTGTTCGCAGCTCGTGCCGATGAAAATCACTCAATATTGATCAAACTGAACGATCTGGACCACCG CTTCACGCAAATGTTCAGCCAGCAATTTTACCGACACACCCGGGAAGTAACGGATCGAGTCTCGGCATTGAAGGCTTCCATCGACACCAATCTGCTGGAACTGGACCAGCAGATTCAGCAAGCGCTGGATGGCATTCAATCCAACGAATCGTCGTCATCAACTTCGGCAACGAAATCTTCCGGACTAACAACCATACCGATTGGATCCGAGCCTAGGGTTCCGGCTCTGTACGAACGGGAGCGCTACGGAGGAGATTGGCTGGTCGTGATGCATCGGTATGATGGCTCCGTGAAGTTCGATCGCACTTGGGCCGAGTATCGGGATGGGTTCGGAATGGTTGGGCAGGAGTTTTGGTACGGACTGGAGCGACTGCATCAGTTGACCAAGGAGAAATCGTACGAACTGATGGTTGAGATGGAGGACTTCAATGGGAACTTGAAGTATGCTTGGTATGATAAGTTTGTGGTGGGCCCCGAGGAACAACGTTACGCTTTGGTCGAGTTGGGGACGTTCAATGGAACGACAGATGGGGATTCCTTGAAGCCTCATAAAGGATCGGGATTCTCGACGTACGACAATGATGATTTTGGTTGCTCGAACAAGTACGCCAAAGGAGGATGGTGGTATTACAGTGGAAAGTGTTACGGATc GAGCCTTACTGGTATTTGGAAAAACGAACTTGCTTACTCATCTATAGTTTGGGTGAAGTTCTCCGATGTTTCCAACACGCCGTTGAAGCTTGTAAGAATGATGATACGACCGAAAAATTGA